A part of Crassostrea angulata isolate pt1a10 chromosome 5, ASM2561291v2, whole genome shotgun sequence genomic DNA contains:
- the LOC128185577 gene encoding beta-1,4-galactosyltransferase galt-1-like: MGRRWPYRVYFLLMCLFYMLMVFVFHGQLQMERLHNKQMREIVRHVHTALLKFNESSDNVAGLKRELYKHQIRNDSAHSSPHRPLSADCLISPRTPEYEFQTVIPDVLYVYSAYWDARTSQTFIRVMAILAKNKKGRIELTCLVGGQNVSAAVYEMCENHNKKLGGYIFSFPVEDFKPCQVTLEVRESGSTLTRTVTVSVTAVSPDMAQYKYGVCIPPLFGEVDKGRLVEFIELNQLLGAQHFIFYDYHISKNESRKILDYYRSVGLVTVIPWNLPPQIKDSSIWYHGQLIAHNDCLYRAMSLYQVMVLQDIDEYIVPHTEDLTWSAALSHLFQVGVVGLSFHSAFFDPGDSKSGDLITMSQFTRTSMYSRVRTKVMVVPAQVFEVGIHHVSKPLLEDSTIKTVDTNVANLHHYRKCVKNFGMKCDKNVEDKTMLKYVKSLNDRFRYIMNFTIL, from the coding sequence ATGGGAAGAAGATGGCCGTACagagtttattttttgttgatgtGCTTGTTCTACATGCTGATGGTCTTTGTTTTCCATGGACAACTGCAGATGGAGAGACTCCACAACAAACAGATGAGGGAAATCGTCAGGCACGTTCATACCGCCCTGCTCAAATTCAATGAAAGTTCAGATAATGTCGCTGGATTGAAGAGGGAATTGTACAAGCATCAGATCCGTAATGACTCAGCCCACTCAAGCCCTCACCGGCCACTGTCAGCCGATTGCTTGATTTCTCCGCGGACCCCTGAGTACGAGTTCCAGACGGTTATTCCTGATGTTCTATACGTCTACTCGGCTTACTGGGATGCTAGGACGAGTCAAACTTTCATAAGGGTCATGGCCATTCTCGCTAAGAACAAGAAAGGAAGAATAGAATTGACATGCCTGGTCGGGGGGCAAAATGTTAGTGCTGCTGTATATGAAATGTGTGAGAATCATAACAAAAAGTTGGGGGGATACATATTCTCCTTCCCGGTAGAGGACTTTAAACCGTGCCAAGTTACTTTGGAGGTAAGAGAATCAGGTTCGACCTTGACAAGGACAGTGACCGTCAGTGTTACAGCAGTCTCGCCCGACATGGCTCAATACAAGTATGGCGTGTGCATTCCGCCTCTTTTTGGGGAAGTAGACAAAGGGAGGCTCGTAGAATTCATTGAACTCAATCAACTTCTTGGTGCTCagcatttcatattttatgattaCCATATATCAAAAAAcgaatcaagaaaaatcctagACTATTATCGGTCCGTTGGTTTAGTGACTGTGATACCATGGAACTTACCGCCGCAGATCAAGGACAGCTCGATCTGGTACCATGGACAGTTAATAGCTCACAACGACTGCTTGTACAGAGCCATGAGCCTGTATCAGGTAATGGTGCTACAAGACATTGACGAGTACATTGTGCCACACACGGAGGACCTGACCTGGTCAGCTGCCCTGTCCCATCTGTTCCAGGTGGGGGTGGTGGGGCTGAGCTTTCACAGTGCTTTCTTTGACCCAGGGGATTCCAAATCGGGGGACCTTATAACCATGTCCCAGTTTACAAGGACAAGCATGTACAGTAGAGTCAGGACCAAGGTCATGGTCGTTCCCGCCCAGGTCTTTGAGGTGGGAATTCATCACGTCAGTAAGCCACTCCTCGAGGACTCAACGATAAAGACAGTGGACACAAACGTGGCCAATCTACATCATTACCGCAAATGTGTGAAGAATTTCGGCATGAAATGTGACAAAAATGTGGAGGACAAAACTATGCTCAAATATGTGAAATCTTTAAATGATAGATTCAGATACATCATGAATTTCACTATATTATGA